In the Afipia sp. GAS231 genome, GCGATCGATCCGCAGATGGCGCTTCCAGACAACGCCATTCCGTTCTTTCAAATCCAGGGGCACTCCGATCGCCTGATCGTGCGTTTGCGCGCGGCGCTGCGGGTCCGCGCATTGCATGCCACCGTCATGCGCCGGCAGGAGCCGGCGGTGCCGATCACCTTGTCAAATATCGATCTCGCGCGCGAGGCAACGGTGCTGCTGATCGGGCGCGGCGACGCCTATCCCGCGCTGTCCGTCACGCTCGGCGAACGCACCGGCGTCGTCGGCGCCCTCTCGATCGAAGCCGCGGCCAACCATCTCAACGTCAGGGACATCGACGGCATCGTGCTCGGTGAAGGTTTTAGCCCGCGCGTCGTCGACGCCTTCCTGACCGTATTGGCCGAGGACGCCCGCTTCCGCCATCTGCCTGTCGTCGTGACCTCAGGCGATCTGGCGCCGTCCTATGATCTGCCGAACCTGGAGATCGTCTCCGGCGACGCATCACAGGTGGCGGCGGCGGTGTTGCCGTTGATCCGCCAGCACGCTTTCGAAGCCGGCTTGAGCCGCACGCTGAAGTCGATCGACGCCGACGGCCTCATCGATATCAGGACCGGCCTTTTGACATCCGCCGCGTTCGACCGCGATTTCGCCAGCGCCATCTATCAGACGCAGCAACGGGGCGGCGGATTATCCGTGGCGCGTTTTGGTTTCGATCCCGCGCATCCCCGCGCCCAGGTCGACGGCGCGCGGATTATCAGCCGCCTGATGCGGCAGATGGATTTTGGCGCCCTCGGAGAAGACGGATCGGTCGTCGTCGCCTTTGCCGAGACCGATCTGCGAACGGCGCACGCCATCGCACGGCGGCTGTCGAGCGTGATGCGCCACACCAGCCACGGCCCGCGTGACACGCGATCGGAACCCGAGGTGACGGTCGCGACCCTGCTTTCGAATGATTCGGCGAAGTCGCTGCTGTCGCGACTTCAGCAAGACGCGCAACGCGCCGCCTCGTAAATGTTCCGCGATATCTGACGGAACAACCATGCATGTCCTGCATTGTAGAGCATCAATTCTACACTGGAGGACGACATGAAGAAAATTGCACTGATCACTGCGTCGCTGGCCTTGCTGGCAAGCCCGGTTCTCGCCGAGGAAGCCAAGACCGTCGGCACCGCGCCGGCGGAAGCGAAATTCTCGACGGTCGCGCCTAACGAGATGTTCTCGTCGAAGCTGAAGGGCCTGAACGTCTATAACCAGAAGGACGAGTCGGTCGGCGAAATCACGGATATCGCGATCAAGAACAACGCGGTTGACGCGCTGATCCTTTCGGTCGGCGGATTTCTCGGCGTGGGCGAGCACTATGTTGCAGTCTCGCCGTCGTCGGTGAACGTGAGGCACGACGCCAAGAACGACAAGTGGTTGGCGTCGATGAACACCACCAAGGAGGCGCTGAAGGCCGCGCCGGAATTTAAGTATCCGAAGTAAGCAAATAACTTCGCCACGTGAGAACGGCCGTCGGCGGTAACGCCGGCGGCCGTTTGCGTTTGCTTCGTAGGGTGGGTTAGCCGAAGGCGTAACCCACCAACTTCGTGCGGCGTGGTTGACACCGCGGTGGGTTACGGCTTCGCCTAACCCACCCTACGAATCTCACGCCGCCTTCTTGTTCTCCGCGAGATTGGCGAGCTGGCGCAAGATCTCGGTGGTACCCATCAGACGCTCTTCCGGAGTCTTCCATATCTGTAGGAACACCACCTTCATGTCCGGGCGCACCTTTGCGGCCTGGCCGTGCTGGCGGATGAAGAACACCAATCGATCCGGCTGCGCGAACTTGTTGTCGCGGAAGGTGATGACGGCGCCCTTCGGCCCGGCATCGACCTTCTCGACATTGGCGCGGCGGCAATAGGCCTTGATCGCGGCGACCTTGAACAGATAGCGCACCTCGTCCGGCAGCACGCCGAAGCGGTCGCGCATTTCGGCGGCGAAATTATCGATCTCGTCATCGGTTTCGAGGTCGGCGAGCCTTCGGTACAGCGACAGCCGTACCGCGAGGTCGGCGACGTATTCCTCGGGGATCAGCACCGGCATGCCGATGGTGATCTGCGGCGACCAGCGGTCGGCGGCGGGCTCCGACACGCCAGCCTTGAGGTTGAGGATCGCCTCCTCCAGCATCGATTGATAGAGCTCGAAGCCGACTTCCTTGATATGGCCGGACTGTTCCTCGCCGAGCAGATTGCCGGCGCCGCGGATGTCGAGGTCGTGCGACGCAAGTTGGAAACCCGCGCCCAATGTTTCCAGCGACTGCAGCACCTTCAGCCGCCGTTCAGCCTGGGCCGTGATCTTCTGCTGCGCAGGGAGCGTGAACAGCGCATAGGCCCGCAGCTTCGAGCGACCGACCCGGCCGCGCAACTGATAGAGCTGCGCCAGCCCGAACATGTCGGCGCGATGCACGATCAAGGTATTCGCGGTCGGAATATCGAGCCCGGACTCGATGATCGTGGTCGACAACAGGATGTCGTATTTGCCGTCGTAGAACGCCGACATGATGTCCTCGATCACGGTCGGCGCCATCTGGCCGTGCGCGACCGCGACCTTCATCTCCGGCACGTTCTTGTCGAGGAAATCCTTGACGCTGGCGAGATCCTCGATCCGCGGCACCACATAGAACGCCTGGCCGCCGCGATAGCGTTCGCGCAACAGCGCCTCGCGGATCATCAGGGGATCGTGCGGCGCCACGAAGGTGCGCACCGCGAGCCGGTCGACCGGCGGCGAGGCAATGATAGAGAGATCGCGCACGCCGGTCAGCGCCAGTTGCAGCGTGCGCGGGATCGGCGTCGCCGACAGCGTCAGCACATGGACTTGCGCGCGCAACTGCTTCAGCCGTTCCTTGTGGCTGACGCCGAAATGCTGCTCCTCGTCGACGATCAGCAGACCGAGATCGCGGAACTTGATGGCCTTGCCGAGCAGCGCATGGGTGCCGACGACGATGTCGATATTGCCATCGGTCAGCCCCTTCTTGACCTGTGTCAGCTCCTTCGGCGGGATCAGGCGGGAGGCCTGCGCGACATTGACCGGAAAACCCCGGAACCGCTCAGCGAAATTCTTGCTGTGCTGCCGCGCCAACAGCGTCGTCGGCACCACCACGGCGACCTGCTTGCCGTCGAGCGCGACGGCAAACGCCGCGCGTAGCGCCACCTCGGTCTTGCCGAAGCCGACGTCGCCGCAGATCAGGCGATCCATCGGCCGGCCGCTTTCGAGATCCTTCAGCGTCGAGGTGATCGCGCCGAGCTGGTCCTCGGTTTCCTCATAGGGGAAGCGCGCACAGAATTCGTCGTAGACATGCGGTTGCACCGGCATTTTCGGCGCTTCATGCAGATGCCGTTCCGCCGCGATCTTGATCAGTTCGCCGGCGATCTCGCGAATCCGGTTCTTCAGCTTGGCCTTGCGCGCCTGCCAGCCGCCGCCACCCAGCCGGTCGAGTTCGACATTGGCGTGGTCGGAGCCGTAACGCGACAGCAGCTCGATATTTTCGACCGGCAGGAACAGCTTGGTTTCGGCGGCGTAGTGCAGTTCCAGGCAGTCATGCGGCGCGCCGCCGACCTCGATGGTCTGCAGGCCGACAAATCGCCCGATACCGTGCTCGACATGCACCACGAGGTCGCCGGTCGCGAGACTCGTCACCTCCGAGATGAAGTTATCGAGCTTGCGGCTGGATTTGCGCGGCCGCACCAGGCGGTCGCCCAGAATGTCCTGTTCGCTGATGACCGCGACGTCATCGGTCTCAAAGCCGCTCTCCATGCCGACCACGGCCAGCATGGCCTCGTTGCGCGGGGTCGCCTGAACCGTCCGCCAGGTGTTGACGCTGGTGAGGTTGAGCAGCTTGTGGTCCCGCAGCATGCTGCCCATGCGGTCGCGCGAACCTTCGCTCCACAGCGAGATGACTACCTTCTTGCGCTGCGCCTGCAACGCCTGCACATGCGCCACCACGGATTCGAACACGTTGACCGCGGTGTCGGCGCGTTCGGGCGCAAAGCTGCGGCCGGCGCGCGCGCCGGCGTCTATCACGTCGCCGCCGTCGTCCGGCACCGCGAACGGCGTCAGCCGCGCCAGTGCCGCTTCGCCCAGCCGTTCCGTCCATTCCGCATCGGTCAGATAGAGCCGGTCCGGCGGCAACGGCTTGTAAATCGCGCCGCCGCCAGGATGATCCAGCGCCTGGCGCCGGGCCTCGTAGTAGTCCGCGATCTGCTTGAATCGCTCACGCGCGGCATCCTCGGCCTGCGGCTCGATCGCGACCACGGCGCCGTCGAGATAGTCGAACAGCGTGTCCATCCGCTCCTGGAACAGCGGCAGCCAATGCTCCATGCCGGGGTGACGGCGGCCTTCGCTAACCGCTTCGTACAGCAGATCGTCGCGCTGCGGCGCGCCGAAGGTCGCGACATAGCCCATGCGAAAGCGGCGAATGGTTTCGGTGACGAGCTGGAATTCCGAGATCGGCACCAGATCGAGCGCGCGCATGTCGAGCAGCGTGCGCTGGGTTTCGGCGTCGAAGGTGCGGATCGATTCGAGGCTGTCGCCGAAAAAATCGAACCGTACGGGCTGTTCGAGCCCGGCCGGAAACAGGTCGAGAATGCCGCCGCGCACGGCATATTCGCCGGGTTCACGCACGGTCGACGAGCGGTTGTAGCCGTTGTGCTCGAGCCAGGCGACGATCGAGTCCATCGGCACGACATGGCCGGGAGCCACCGACAGCGCCTGCGCCGCGACGACCTCGCGCGCCGGCACCCGCTGCACGACGGCGTTGACCGTGGTCAGCACGATCAGCGGTTTGTCGCTGCCCTTCAGGCGCGCCAGCCGTGCCAGCGTGGTGAGGCGCTGCGCCAGGATGCCGCCATGCGGCGACACCCGGTCATAGGGCTGGCAGTCCCAGGCCGGAAACTGCATCACCGGCAAATCGGGCGCGAAAAATTCCAGCGCGCGGGCCAGTTGCTGCATGCGCGGACCGTCGCGGCAGACCACCGCGAGGCTCACGGCCGACGGTTTTGGTTTGGCCGCGACCGCTCGCGCGAGATCTGAGACCACAAGCCCTTCCGCGCCCTCGGCGACATTGGCAAAGGTCAGCGCGCGGCCGGGGACGAGCAGCGTGGCGGGCGATTTGGCAGGCGATTTCATGCGTCGTGTTCCACCGCGCGAAACGCCTTGATGCGGTCGTACAGCGCACTGGCATAGTCCGGCGCCAACGGCTTGTCGCCGGTCAACGCAGCATAGAGATCGGGATCGGGCAACTCGATCAGGTGTTCAAGCTGCGTCAGTTCACCCTCCGACAGGCCGGCGATCTCGGCATCGGCAAAGCGGCCGAGGATCAGGTCCATCTCGCGGGTCCCGCGATGCCAGCAGCGAAACAGCAGCCGCTTGCGGCGGTCATCGAGCCCGCTGCTTGATCGTGTCGATCCCGTCATGTCGTCAATCCCATCCGAACGCCAAAAGCCCGGACGTGCCGGGCGGGGTTGATATAGCCATCGGGACCGGCGATGTCAGCCCTACTATTCCCCGATTTATCAACTGTATCGTCATTGCCGGGCTTGACCCGCCTGCGCGGCCAAAGCCATCTGAGCCACAATGGTTGCCGGATGCTTCGGCGTGGCGTAGGCCCGGCAATCCTTCCTCCTGAAGAGGGATGTATGCGCCCCAGTCTGCTCAATCCCCTGTTTGCGCCGGTCACGACCCTTTCCGGCGTCGGGCCGAAGCAGGACAAGCTGCTGCAATATCTGCTTGGCCGTAACGAGACCGCGCGGCTGGTCGATTTGCTGCTGCATCTGCCGGCCAGCGTGATCGACCGCCGGGCCCGGCCGAAGATTCGCGACGCCGTGCAGCGGACCGTGGTGACCTTGGAGGTCACCGTCGATCGGCATCGCCCGCCTCCGCCGCGCAGCGCCCGCGCGCCGTTCCTGGTCTATGCCAGCGACGACACCGGCGACGTGGTGCTGACGTTCTTCCGGGCCAAGCCCGGCTATGTCGAAAAGCTGCTGCCGGTCGGCGAGAAGCGCTACGTTTCCGGCACGCTGCAAATGTATGACGGCATCCCGCAGATCGTGCATCCCGATCGCGTCATCGACGAGGCCGGATTTGCCAAACTCACCGGCATCGATCCCGTCTATCCGCTGACCGAGGGCCTCGCGCTCGGCTCGCTGCGGCGGGCGATCGCGCAGGCGCTGACCAAGCTGCCGGACCTGCCGGAATGGATCAGCCCGGACGTGCTGCGTCGCTGCAAGTTTCCGCCGATCCGCGAAGCGCTGAATCGCGTCCACGTCCCGGTCGAACTGACGGATATCCTACCCGACGGTCCGTTCTGGTCGCGGCTGGCCTTCGACGAACTGCTCGCAGGCCAATTGGCGCTGGCGCTGGTTCGCGCGCAGTTGCGGCGCCCGGCCGGCGACCGCCACGCCGGCGACGGCCATCTGCGAGCCAAGATCATCGACGCGCTGCCCTACGCGCTGACAACGTCGCAGCGCGAGGCGGTGGCGGCGATCACCGAGGACCTGCGCCAACCGGTGCGGATGCTGCGCCTGCTGCAGGGCGATGTCGGATCGGGCAAGACGGTGGTGGCACTCTTGGCCGCAGCCGCCGTCATCGAGGCCGGCAAGCAGGCGGCGCTGATGGCGCCGACCGAGATTTTGGCGCGGCAACATATCAAGACCATCACGCCACTCGCCGAGCGCGCGGGGCTGCGCGTGGCCATCCTCACCGGCCGCGAGAAGGGCAAGGAGCGCCGCGAGATTCTTGAACGGCTGGAAGCCGGCGAGATCGATTTTCTGGTCGGCACCCATGCGCTGATCCAGGACGACGTGGTGTTCAAATCGCTGGCGCTGGCGGTGGTCGACGAGCAGCACCGTTTCGGCGTCCGCGAGCGGCTCGCGCTCACCAACAAGGGCGAAGCCGTCGACGTTCTCGTGCTCAGCGCGACGCCGATCCCGCGCACGCTGGTGCTGACTTATTTCGGCGATATGGACGTCAGCGAATTGCGCGAGAAGCCGGCCGGCCGCCAGCCGATCGACACCCGCACGGTTCCGAACAGCCGCCTCGAGGAGGTTGTCGACGGCGTCGGCCGCGCGCTGAAGGCCGGCAAGCTGGTGTACTGGATCTGTCCGCTGGTCGAGGAATCCGAGGCCGAAGGCACCGAGCATCTCACCAACGCCACCGAACGCTTCGAGCGCTTGCGGGAACGGTTCGGCGACAAGGTCGGCCTGGTGCATGGCCAGATGAAGGGCACCGACAAGGACCGCGTGATGGCGCAGTTCGCCGCCCACGAGATCGGCCTCTTGGTCGCGACCACCGTGGTCGAGGTCGGCGTCGACGTGCCCGCCGCGTCGATCATGGTGATCGAGAACGCCGAGCGCTTTGGGCTTGCGCAACTGCACCAGTTGCGCGGCCGGATCGGCCGCGGCTCCGAGGCCTCGACCTGTCTCCTGCTCTACAAAGAGCCACTCGGCGAGATGTCGACCGCGCGGCTGAAGGTGATCCGCGAAACCACCGACGGATTCCGCATCGCCGAGGAGGATCTGAAGCTGCGCGGCGAAGGCGACGTGCTCGGCATCCGCCAGAGCGGCCTGCCCGGCTACCGCATCGCGCGCTCCGAGGTCCACGGCCAGCTCATCACGCAAGCGCGCGACGAGGCGCTCCGCATCCTCAAGGACGATCCGAAGCTCAAGGGCGAGCGCGGCGAAGCGCTGCGGTGCTTGCTGTATCTGTATGAACGCGACGAGGCGGTGCCGTTGATCGGGGCTGGTTGACGCTCTCTCAACGTCATTGCGAGCGTAGCGAAGCAATCCAGTCTTTCTTTGTGCGGCAAGATGGATTGCTTCGTCGCTACGCTCCTCGCAATGACGGCGGATGGACCGCGGCTCCCTACTCCACCTTCGCAGGCGCCAGCGAACCCGAATTCGCGACACGCGCCGCGTTCGCCATGCCGGCCAGCGCCGCCACCTTCTTTTGTGAATCCGAGCCCGGCTGCACCACGCCGGCCGACATGATCAGGGTCGCGGCGTCTTCGGCGCTCATGTCGACTTCGATGATCTTGCTGCGCGGCACGTAGAAAAAGAATCCGGTGGTCGGGTTCGGCGCGCAGGGCAGGAATACCGAGACCTGCTCCTCATTGCCGGGAAGCTTGTTGGCGATTTCGACGCTCGGCGGCTGCGAGATCAGCACGATCGACCACATCCCGGGCGACGGAAACTCGACCAGGCCGACGCGGCGGAAGCTCGAGCCCGAGCCGGAGAACAGCGTCTCGAACACCTGCTTCAGGCCGCGATAGATCGCCCGCACGGCCGGAATACGACCCAGCAGCCGTTCGCCGAGATCGACCAAGGTGCGGCCGATCAGGTTCGCGGTGAGGAAGCCCAATAGCGTCAGCGCGATCACGGCGACGATCAGGCCGGAGCCCGGCAGTCCGAACGGCAGGTAGGTTTCCGGCCGATAGGCGGTCGGAACGAACGGGCGAACCAGGTTGTCGACCCAGTTCACGAACCACCAGGTCAGGTAAAAGGTGATGGCGATCGGGCCCGCGACCACCAGGCCGGTCAGGAAATAGTTCCGAAACCGGGCCATCAGGCCGCGCGGGTGATCCGGCTGCATGTCTTCGGGGGGAGCGGTCGGGGGCAGTTCTTCGCGGTTCATTGCGGTTCCAGGTCGGTCGAGGCGGCCGGCACACTCCCAGCTAAGCCATCCTAGCAGGTTTTTGAAGGGCCAGCGTGACGGCCGATCGGCTTACCTATTCGACGGTTACCGATTTCGCGAGATTTCTCGGCTGATCGACGTCGGTGCCCATGACCACGGCGGTATGATAGGCCAATAGCTGCACCGGGATGGCATAGACCATCGGCGTAAATGTCGCAGCCATGTCGGGCAAAATGATCGTGACCAGCGATTCCATGGTCGCCTCCGCCGCCCCCTTGGCGTCGGTCATCAGGATGATGTTGCCGCCGCGGGCGGCGACTTCCTGCATGTTGGAAACGGTCTTCTCGAACACCCGGTCATGCGGCGCGATCACCACGACAGGCATGTTCTCGTCGATCAGCGCGATCGGCCCGTGCTTGAGTTCGCCGGCGGCATATCCCTCGGCGTGGATATAGGAGATTTCCTTCAGCTTCAGCGCGCCTTCCAGCGCCAGCGGATAGCTGGTGCCGCGGCCGAGATAGAGCACGTCTTTCGATTTCGAAATCTCGCGCGCCAGCTTTTCGATCTGCGGTTCGATCGTCAGCGCCTGCGCCATCAGGCGCGGAATTTCGATGAGGCCATGCACCAGCTTGGCTTCGTCGGCATCCGACAATTCGCCCCTCGCCTTGCCGACGGCAACCGCCAGCGAGGCCAGCACCATCAACTGGCAGGTGAAGGCTTTTGTCGAGGCGACGCCGATTTCGGGACCGGCCAGCGTCTGCAGCATGGTCTCGCTCTCGCGCGCGATCGTCGAGGTCGGGACGTTGACGACGGATAGCGTGTGAACGCCCTCGGCCTTGGCGTAGCGCAGTGCTGCCAGCGTATCGGCGGTCTCACCGGATTGCGAAATGAAGATCGCGAGATCGCCCTTGCGCAGCGGCGCCTCGCGGTAGCGGAATTCGGACGCGACGTCGATCTCGACCGGCACGCGGCCGAGCCGCTCGAACCAGTATTTGGCAACATAGCCGGCATAGCTCGCGGTGCCGCAAGCTACGATCGAGATGCGCTGAATGTCCTTGAAGTCGAACGGCAGTTTGACCGGCAGCATGACGCGCTCGCTCGCCATGTCGATATAGCGGGCCAGCGTGTGGCCGACCACTTCCGGCTGCTCGTGGATTTCCTTGGCCATGAAGTGGCGATAGTTCGCCTTGTCGACCAGGAACGACGACGCGCCGGATTTCAGCACTTCGCGGTTGGCTACCGCGTTATGTTCGTCGTAGATCACGCTGACTTCGCGCGACAGCACCACCCAGTCGCCATCTTCGAGATAGCTGATGGTGTCGGTGAACGGCGCCAGTGCGATCGCGTCCGAGCCCAGATACATCTCGCCGTCGCCATGACCGACCGCGAGCGGCGAGCCTTTGCGGGCGCCGATCATCAGATCGTTATGGCCCTTGAAGACGAACGCCAGCGCGAATGCGCCGCGCAGTTGCGGCAGCGACTTTTTCACCGCCTCCTGCGGCGTATCGCCGTTGAGCAGATAGGAATTGACGAGATGCGCGACCACTTCGGTATCGGTCTCGCTGGAGAATTTGGCGCCCTGCTTCTCAAGCATGGTGCGCAGTTCGCGAAAATTCTCGATGATGCCGTTGTGGACGACGGCTACGTTTTCGGTCGCATGCGGATGTGCGTTGCTTTCGGTCGGCTTGCCGTGGGTCGCCCAGCGGGTGTGACCGATCCCGGTATGGCCGGCGAGCGGCTCGGCCTGCAGCCGCTTTTCCAGGTTCTTGAGCTTGCCCTCGGCGCGGCGGCGCGCCAGGTAATCGCCTTCCAGCGTGGCGACGCCTGCGGAATCGTAACCGCGATATTCCAGGCGTTTGAGCGAATCCACCAGCAGCTCCGCGACCGGGCTGCGTCCGAGAATGCCGACAATGCCGCACATGCGGTTGAATATCCCCAAATCGTCGTAAATTCGCCAAATCAGCGCCGGGTTCTCTTAACGAAAAACCGCGGCTTGCAGATACTCAATAATTATTGCGGATTGAGACAGCGTTAAACGGAAAGCTTAACGGGAGGCCCCGACGGGGGATTCACCTGTCATATATCCCCGAACTGTCATCGCCCGGCTTGCCGCCTCCGCTAAAGCTCCGGCGAGCCAACGTCGGGAGCCTCGGCGAAGCCTTGGCGGAGCCGGGACCGGGCGATCCAGTACGCCGCGGCCTAACCACGTCATTGCGAGCGAAGCGAAGCAATCCATAGCGCCACAGTAAGAAAGAATGGATTGCCGCGTCGCTTCGCTCCTCGCAATGACGTGGATAGGTCAGAATACGACTCCTCGATCTCGCGACACACTGTGCCCGAAGTTTTGCATTTTCGTTGGCCCTCGAAATCAGAGGGCGCGGGGAAGACCGGGTGCGCGCTGCACCCGCGGTCTCGCAGGCTGTTGCGAAGAGATAGGCTGCCCACGAGCATACAGGTTCAGCGGAGAACACCCGGCCTTCCCTGCGCAATGGCTTTACGGCTTATACGAGATCGTCCTGGTGACCCTGCTTTTTGTGACACCATCGCCAGCGGTCTGCTTTCGCATCTGCCAGCTTGACGCCTGCATCGGGGCGTCGGACCCAAACGATTTCACCGTACGCAACGGATGCGCTCGTCTTTCGCACCATCGCGTCCACCGCTCCCTGCCCCGCGTTTGCGACGACGGCCGACGCCCCTTGTGTCCCAAAAATTTGGCAGAATGAGCGAACGGGCGGTTGCGGACCAACCGCCCGTTGCTGGAACTGAGCCCGTACGCCCCAAAGGCGACAGAGCCTGTACCAGAGCGAGGGACAGCTCCGGCGTCTTCCTCAACCCGAACAGTTGCAAGGGCTTCGAGCCCGTACCGAGCAAGGAAGGGAGTGGATGGTGGCACAAGATGATCGCATTGTCGTGGGCATCGATGTGGCAAAGGACAAGGTCGATGCGTGCATTCGCTCGCTGTCATTGCGTCAGGTCTGTCCGAACACGGGACAAGGCCACCGCAAGCTGGTGGCCTGGCTTCGCAAGTACAAGGCAACCAGGGCTGTGATGGAGGCGAGCGGCGGTTACGAGCGTGACTGGGCCAAGCTACTGCGCCAGGCCGGTGTCGAGGTGCGGATCGTCGACCCCAAACGCGTCCGCAGCTTCGCGCTATCGGCCGGCCGGCTGGCAAAGAACGATGTGATCGACGCGGAGATGATCGCCTGGTTCGCCGAGATATTTACCGAGGCGCCGAGCCAGACCCACGATGCCGCACGCGAGGAGTTGCTGGCGCTGGTGAAAGCGCGCATCGGTCTGGGTGATCTCAAGACGCGCTTGCAAAGCCAAAACGAGCATGCTGCACCAGGACTGGTTCAGAAAACGCATGCCCGCGTCTTGAAGAATCTGGTCAGTGAAATTGCCAAGCTCGAGGCGGCAATTGCGGCCAAGATCAAGGCCTCGCCACACCTTGCCGAGCGTGCCGAGATCATCGAGAGCGTGCCGGGCCTCGCCGAAACGACCTCCGCCAACCTCATTGCGGGGATGCCGGAGCTTGGGCAGGTGAGCAACAAGATCGCCGGTGCGTTATTAGGCGCCGCCCCGTACGACGACGATAGCGGCCATCGGCGCGGTGAGCGTCATATCAAGGGTGGCCGCCGCTGGGTCCGCAACGCCATCTACATGCCCTGCCTCGGCGCAGCCACGCAGAACAACCCGGTGCTCAAGGCCTTCTACGACCGCCTGATTGCCAAGGGAAAGAAGCCGAAAGTGGTGCTTGTCGCCTGCATGCGCAAGCTCATCGTCATCCTCAACATCATGATCGCACGACGGCAGAAATGGGATCCCAGCCGTTACGCACTGAACTGAGCGAGCGCACCTCACCGCGCTCGGTCGATGACCGAGCGCATGCCAAGCCAACAGACCGGAGAGCGGACGGGGTCAAGGCCGTAAGCCGCCGAAGGCGGGGCGCGCCCCGCGCCAGCCTTGAGGCCCGGCCGATCGCCGGTTTACTTCAGCACAGTTGCTCTGGTGGGACAGGATGGCGGGAGTCCTAGATCTGATTTGCCCGACGGGGCCAGCGGAATATTTTTCCGCGAAGGGCTGGACAGACTTTTGGTGATTTGCCCGTCGGGTTGATTTGTCGCAGTCGTGCGCCGGCAATTGCGCTTGCGTCGAAGGCCGAAGCAGTAGATGCAGGCCGGCCTGCACTAGACCCGCACGCCGCACAGCGCGCAAATGATTGTTGCGGAGATGAGGGCCGCGACGGTCAACCCAGCCTGCCAGACACGACAAGCGATCGTGGCATCATCATGACCCGCAGTCCCGACACGAGATGCGTCCCAAACGCGAATTTTATTTAGAGGCTCGGGCGCGAGCTACGACCAAAGCCATTTGTTGATAGTTCGGTAATCTTATCCCTTCAGATTCCGACAGTTAGTTGCGTTGGAGTACCCCGTGGACAATTTTGACGAACTGCGTGACCTCGCAGCGGACGTTCGCGCATTCATTGAAAGTTCCAGAGACCCAGCCGCCGCATTGAGAGATGTTGTCGCGGCTTATGACGTCGTCCTGGGTATTTACCCATCCAACGACGGAATGGGGCTTCACGTCGTTAAGGGGAGTAGCCTCCTCGACCGACTCGCTACCCTTCAGTCGAACGCCCTGTATACGCACACCGCCGTAGCCGTTCAGAACCGGGAACAGGCGGTGCAGCTTCAGACGTTGATTGCTTAAAGGCCTTGGCGCTGACATGGGCGTCGCATGCGACAGATGACTGCAATTCAGTGATCTGCCCGACGGGCAAATCGGTTCTGTCACGCAAACAGCGGCGCGCCGCTCGGCTTCGACGGTTCGGCCTGCTTCTCCCGCGGAACCGTGGCGAGGTTCGGCAGATCGAGAACCGCACACAGCGCTGCGCTCAATCTCTCCTCAGCCTCCCCGACGTCCGCCGCCCCTTCCCTGTCCCGCCACGCCACCACGCCGTCCGGCCGCACCAGCAGGGCGCCGGCCTCCTCGATCTCGCGCAGCCGTTGCCACTCCCAGTACAAATCCTGCGCGTCGGGCGAACCGGTCACAACGGGGCGCAGGAACGGAAGGTCGAGCCGGCGCACGGCCTCGCTCCACGCGGTTCCGGCGAGACCGGTCACGACGGTGAAGAGGCCCTTCCCGGTCACGTCCAATGTTGAGATGCGCCTGCCGTCCGAACCGACCAGCCAGGCGTGCGGGATCTTGGCGCCCGGTCGCGTGGTCGGCTGATGGTGGAGATCGCGGTCGCGCCGCCAGACCTCGGGCTCGGCTCCTTCGTCCGCAATGACGGCTGCGGATTGGTAGCGCTGGTTCATCTCGACGCCCTGCGCGTTG is a window encoding:
- the glmS gene encoding glutamine--fructose-6-phosphate transaminase (isomerizing); translated protein: MCGIVGILGRSPVAELLVDSLKRLEYRGYDSAGVATLEGDYLARRRAEGKLKNLEKRLQAEPLAGHTGIGHTRWATHGKPTESNAHPHATENVAVVHNGIIENFRELRTMLEKQGAKFSSETDTEVVAHLVNSYLLNGDTPQEAVKKSLPQLRGAFALAFVFKGHNDLMIGARKGSPLAVGHGDGEMYLGSDAIALAPFTDTISYLEDGDWVVLSREVSVIYDEHNAVANREVLKSGASSFLVDKANYRHFMAKEIHEQPEVVGHTLARYIDMASERVMLPVKLPFDFKDIQRISIVACGTASYAGYVAKYWFERLGRVPVEIDVASEFRYREAPLRKGDLAIFISQSGETADTLAALRYAKAEGVHTLSVVNVPTSTIARESETMLQTLAGPEIGVASTKAFTCQLMVLASLAVAVGKARGELSDADEAKLVHGLIEIPRLMAQALTIEPQIEKLAREISKSKDVLYLGRGTSYPLALEGALKLKEISYIHAEGYAAGELKHGPIALIDENMPVVVIAPHDRVFEKTVSNMQEVAARGGNIILMTDAKGAAEATMESLVTIILPDMAATFTPMVYAIPVQLLAYHTAVVMGTDVDQPRNLAKSVTVE
- a CDS encoding IS110 family transposase codes for the protein MVAQDDRIVVGIDVAKDKVDACIRSLSLRQVCPNTGQGHRKLVAWLRKYKATRAVMEASGGYERDWAKLLRQAGVEVRIVDPKRVRSFALSAGRLAKNDVIDAEMIAWFAEIFTEAPSQTHDAAREELLALVKARIGLGDLKTRLQSQNEHAAPGLVQKTHARVLKNLVSEIAKLEAAIAAKIKASPHLAERAEIIESVPGLAETTSANLIAGMPELGQVSNKIAGALLGAAPYDDDSGHRRGERHIKGGRRWVRNAIYMPCLGAATQNNPVLKAFYDRLIAKGKKPKVVLVACMRKLIVILNIMIARRQKWDPSRYALN
- a CDS encoding DUF502 domain-containing protein, giving the protein MNREELPPTAPPEDMQPDHPRGLMARFRNYFLTGLVVAGPIAITFYLTWWFVNWVDNLVRPFVPTAYRPETYLPFGLPGSGLIVAVIALTLLGFLTANLIGRTLVDLGERLLGRIPAVRAIYRGLKQVFETLFSGSGSSFRRVGLVEFPSPGMWSIVLISQPPSVEIANKLPGNEEQVSVFLPCAPNPTTGFFFYVPRSKIIEVDMSAEDAATLIMSAGVVQPGSDSQKKVAALAGMANAARVANSGSLAPAKVE
- the recG gene encoding ATP-dependent DNA helicase RecG, producing MRPSLLNPLFAPVTTLSGVGPKQDKLLQYLLGRNETARLVDLLLHLPASVIDRRARPKIRDAVQRTVVTLEVTVDRHRPPPPRSARAPFLVYASDDTGDVVLTFFRAKPGYVEKLLPVGEKRYVSGTLQMYDGIPQIVHPDRVIDEAGFAKLTGIDPVYPLTEGLALGSLRRAIAQALTKLPDLPEWISPDVLRRCKFPPIREALNRVHVPVELTDILPDGPFWSRLAFDELLAGQLALALVRAQLRRPAGDRHAGDGHLRAKIIDALPYALTTSQREAVAAITEDLRQPVRMLRLLQGDVGSGKTVVALLAAAAVIEAGKQAALMAPTEILARQHIKTITPLAERAGLRVAILTGREKGKERREILERLEAGEIDFLVGTHALIQDDVVFKSLALAVVDEQHRFGVRERLALTNKGEAVDVLVLSATPIPRTLVLTYFGDMDVSELREKPAGRQPIDTRTVPNSRLEEVVDGVGRALKAGKLVYWICPLVEESEAEGTEHLTNATERFERLRERFGDKVGLVHGQMKGTDKDRVMAQFAAHEIGLLVATTVVEVGVDVPAASIMVIENAERFGLAQLHQLRGRIGRGSEASTCLLLYKEPLGEMSTARLKVIRETTDGFRIAEEDLKLRGEGDVLGIRQSGLPGYRIARSEVHGQLITQARDEALRILKDDPKLKGERGEALRCLLYLYERDEAVPLIGAG